Proteins found in one Geomonas subterranea genomic segment:
- the gspD gene encoding type II secretion system secretin GspD, which produces MFLVTAPTLVFAKGVVLNFTDVDIATMVKFISDLTGKNFIMDDRVKGKISVFSPAKLTNEEAYNVFTSVLELKGFTVVPAGKVMKIVPTAAAKQAGMKVLSDGEKGVVNDSYQARVIQLEHVAPQDAVSFLQPLISKDGQISPFGAANLILVVDSAYNIQKILGILKYIDTDQVREGAEVVFLKNAAADNVATMLKDWLSGKQSGKAGTAPGASTGAVPVIADARLNALIIFGSDKDKADIKKFISLIDVVPPTTSSKVNVYYLENAEATEVSKVLEGLVKGTSATPAAAPGAAAAPQQTVFEGGKITITPDKATNSLVIMASPTDYQNLLQVIQKLDRRSRQVFVQAMIAEVSVNRARDLGVQIGVIGAASNGTVATVGTFDPFGTVAGLTTTAAAAKALGMDVTLGKINVPVVLQALQTNGALNVLSTPNIMTSDNKEAEIFVGENVPFLSGTNLTSTGLSQQSIERKDTGIILKIKPQISEGEYVKLDIYQEISAVKDFGSATSPNLGSTKRSAKTSVVVKNTDTVLIGGLIQDTDQVTESKIPLLGDIPGLGWLFKTKTTKRDKTNLLIMLTPRIIKDARDLAEVSVTQRNNFSDAVKNDAPFNLERALEEKPKSVTADKPEIRNQ; this is translated from the coding sequence ATGTTCCTGGTCACCGCCCCGACGCTGGTATTCGCCAAGGGTGTGGTGCTCAACTTCACCGACGTGGACATCGCCACCATGGTGAAATTCATCAGCGACCTCACCGGCAAGAACTTCATCATGGATGACCGGGTCAAGGGGAAGATCTCCGTGTTCTCCCCGGCCAAGCTCACCAACGAGGAGGCCTACAACGTCTTCACCTCGGTGCTGGAGCTCAAAGGCTTCACCGTGGTGCCTGCCGGCAAGGTGATGAAGATCGTCCCGACCGCGGCGGCCAAGCAAGCCGGGATGAAGGTCTTAAGCGACGGCGAAAAGGGGGTCGTGAACGACAGCTACCAGGCCCGCGTCATCCAGTTGGAGCACGTGGCGCCCCAGGACGCGGTCAGCTTCCTGCAGCCCCTGATCTCCAAGGACGGACAGATCTCCCCCTTCGGCGCGGCCAACCTGATCCTCGTGGTCGACTCCGCCTATAACATCCAGAAGATCCTGGGGATTCTGAAATACATCGACACGGACCAGGTCCGCGAGGGCGCCGAGGTGGTGTTCCTGAAGAACGCCGCGGCCGACAACGTCGCCACCATGCTCAAGGACTGGCTCTCCGGCAAGCAAAGCGGCAAGGCCGGCACCGCACCGGGCGCCTCCACCGGCGCCGTCCCGGTCATCGCCGACGCCAGGCTGAACGCCCTCATCATCTTCGGCTCCGACAAGGACAAGGCCGACATCAAGAAATTCATCTCGCTGATCGACGTGGTCCCCCCCACCACCAGCAGCAAGGTGAACGTCTACTACCTCGAAAACGCGGAGGCGACCGAGGTGTCCAAGGTGCTGGAAGGTCTGGTCAAGGGAACCTCCGCCACGCCCGCCGCCGCTCCCGGCGCCGCGGCGGCGCCCCAGCAGACCGTGTTCGAGGGGGGGAAGATCACCATAACCCCGGACAAGGCGACCAACTCCCTGGTCATCATGGCCTCGCCCACCGACTACCAGAACCTCCTGCAGGTGATCCAGAAGCTGGACCGCAGAAGCCGGCAGGTCTTCGTGCAGGCGATGATCGCCGAGGTCTCCGTTAACCGGGCCAGGGACCTCGGGGTGCAGATCGGCGTCATCGGCGCCGCCTCCAACGGCACCGTCGCCACCGTCGGCACCTTCGACCCCTTCGGCACCGTGGCGGGGCTCACCACCACTGCCGCGGCCGCGAAGGCCCTGGGCATGGACGTGACCCTTGGCAAGATCAACGTCCCGGTCGTGCTGCAGGCGCTGCAGACCAACGGCGCCCTGAACGTCCTCTCCACCCCGAACATCATGACCAGCGACAACAAGGAAGCCGAGATCTTCGTGGGCGAGAACGTCCCGTTTCTCTCGGGGACCAACCTCACCTCCACCGGGCTTTCACAGCAGTCCATCGAGAGAAAGGACACCGGTATCATCCTGAAGATCAAGCCCCAGATCAGCGAGGGTGAATACGTGAAGCTGGACATCTACCAGGAAATTTCGGCGGTCAAGGATTTCGGCAGCGCGACCAGCCCGAACCTCGGCAGCACCAAGCGTTCCGCCAAGACCTCCGTGGTGGTGAAGAACACCGACACCGTGCTGATCGGCGGCCTGATCCAGGACACCGACCAGGTGACCGAGAGCAAGATCCCGCTTCTGGGGGACATCCCGGGGCTCGGCTGGCTCTTCAAGACCAAGACCACCAAAAGGGACAAGACCAACCTCCTGATCATGCTCACCCCGCGCATCATCAAGGACGCGCGCGACCTGGCCGAGGTCTCGGTGACCCAGAGGAACAACTTCTCCGACGCGGTGAAGAATGACGCCCCCTTCAACCTGGAGCGCGCGCTCGAGGAAAAGCCGAAGTCCGTCACCGCGGACAAGCCCGAAATACGCAACCAGTAA
- the gspE gene encoding type II secretion system ATPase GspE — protein MAETLDIESIATRLGLPFQAEIDDSKVDGSLVNRVPLNFARNNLLLPLREEEGTVIAASADPANLLAVDEMAGLFQLPVSTVVVPQPVLIDAVNRLYSRLSGSAQEVVEELEGEELSTLATSFNEPRDLMELTDEAPVIRLLNSILFQAVKERASDIHIEPFERELEVRFRIDGLLYKMLSPPKVIQEALTSRVKIMSGLNIAEKRLPQDGRIRVKVAGRDVDIRVSLIPTFFGERVVLRLLDKQRGVLSLKEIGLSDKNDLLMERLLSRTSGIILVTGPTGSGKTTTLYAALSQINSPEKNIITVEDPIEYQLKGVGQIQVNPKIDLTFANGLRSILRQDPDIVMIGEIRDAETAEIAMQASLTGHLVLSTLHTNDAATAVTRLIDMGIEPFMVASSLSAVLAQRLVRVICPHCKESYTPDRSYPGVELPPLLYRGRGCDKCFNLGTIGRMGIYELLPIDAELCSMIIRQASSGAIKEYAVSKGMRTLREDGLLKAAQGITTIEEVLRVTQDDYADLSL, from the coding sequence ATGGCAGAAACGCTTGACATAGAAAGCATAGCGACGCGCCTCGGCCTCCCCTTCCAGGCCGAGATCGACGACTCCAAGGTGGACGGCTCCCTGGTGAACCGGGTGCCGCTCAACTTCGCACGCAACAACCTGCTTTTGCCGCTGCGCGAGGAGGAAGGGACCGTTATCGCGGCCAGCGCCGACCCGGCGAACCTTCTGGCCGTGGACGAGATGGCGGGGCTGTTCCAGCTCCCGGTCTCCACCGTCGTGGTGCCGCAGCCGGTGCTGATCGACGCGGTGAACCGCCTCTACTCCCGGCTCTCGGGTTCCGCTCAGGAGGTGGTCGAGGAGCTCGAAGGGGAGGAACTCTCCACCCTCGCCACCTCGTTCAACGAGCCGCGCGACCTGATGGAGCTGACCGACGAGGCACCGGTGATCCGGCTTTTGAACTCCATCCTGTTCCAGGCGGTCAAGGAGCGCGCCAGCGACATCCATATCGAGCCCTTCGAGCGCGAGCTCGAGGTCCGCTTCAGGATCGACGGCCTGCTCTACAAGATGCTCTCCCCCCCGAAGGTGATCCAGGAGGCGCTCACCTCCCGCGTCAAGATCATGTCCGGCCTGAACATCGCCGAGAAGAGGCTGCCGCAGGACGGCCGCATCCGGGTGAAGGTCGCCGGCCGCGACGTGGATATCCGCGTTTCGCTCATCCCGACCTTCTTCGGCGAGCGCGTGGTCCTGAGGCTTTTGGACAAGCAGCGCGGCGTCCTTTCCCTGAAGGAGATCGGGCTCTCCGACAAGAACGACCTCCTCATGGAGCGGCTTTTGTCCCGCACCAGCGGCATCATCCTGGTCACAGGCCCCACCGGCAGCGGCAAGACCACCACGCTCTACGCCGCGCTGTCCCAGATCAACTCGCCGGAGAAGAACATCATCACCGTCGAGGACCCGATCGAGTACCAGTTGAAAGGGGTCGGGCAGATCCAGGTCAACCCGAAGATCGACCTCACCTTCGCCAACGGCCTCCGTTCCATCCTCAGGCAGGACCCGGACATCGTCATGATCGGCGAGATACGCGACGCCGAGACCGCCGAGATCGCCATGCAGGCCTCGCTCACCGGCCACCTGGTGCTCTCCACCCTGCACACCAACGACGCCGCCACGGCCGTCACCCGTCTCATCGACATGGGGATCGAGCCGTTCATGGTCGCCTCGTCGCTCTCCGCGGTGCTGGCGCAGCGCCTGGTGCGCGTCATCTGCCCGCATTGCAAGGAGTCGTACACGCCGGACAGAAGCTACCCCGGCGTCGAGCTTCCCCCGCTTCTCTACCGCGGCCGCGGCTGCGACAAGTGCTTCAACCTCGGGACCATCGGCCGGATGGGGATCTACGAGCTCCTCCCCATCGACGCCGAGCTCTGCTCCATGATCATCCGCCAGGCATCCTCCGGCGCCATCAAGGAGTACGCGGTATCCAAGGGGATGCGTACCCTGCGCGAGGACGGCCTCTTGAAGGCGGCACAGGGGATCACCACCATCGAGGAGGTCCTGAGGGTGACCCAGGACGATTATGCCGACCTTTCGCTATAG
- the gspF gene encoding type II secretion system inner membrane protein GspF: protein MPTFRYSAFNQKGAEVTGTVDAATENEARLQLKQKGLFAKEIAPAAEAGSRWALGSGVSVPDLSLATRRLATLLGSAVPVYEAVATLWEQEAPGELKRVLGRVRDRLAEGQGLAQALAAEPQVFSESYIGMVAAGEASGALEVVLERLAEFQEDQAEVRSRVITALIYPAIMVVVGIGVMMVLLGFVVPKISAVFESNKATLPLVTVLLIKASTAVRKGWWIMGALALGAVAAWKRAKANEEFLHKRDRFLLKLPMAGQLWRRLVLSRFAKVLGLLLQSGVPIIKAMEITGEAVVNREYKVFLAGARETLIQGGSLSAALKTSPLFPPLLTHMTAVGEKSGELDAMLIKAGDAFQKEFNAQVTRSMALLEPMLILGMGLTIGFMVIAVLLPIMQLNQLVK, encoded by the coding sequence ATGCCGACCTTTCGCTATAGCGCGTTCAACCAGAAGGGGGCCGAGGTCACCGGGACGGTCGACGCCGCCACCGAGAACGAGGCGCGGCTCCAGCTTAAGCAGAAGGGGCTTTTCGCCAAGGAGATAGCGCCCGCCGCCGAAGCCGGTTCGCGCTGGGCGCTCGGCTCCGGCGTCAGCGTCCCCGACCTTTCCCTGGCCACCAGGAGGCTCGCGACACTTCTGGGGAGCGCCGTGCCGGTCTACGAGGCCGTGGCGACCCTGTGGGAGCAGGAGGCGCCCGGCGAACTGAAACGGGTGCTCGGGCGCGTGCGTGACCGCCTGGCCGAGGGGCAGGGGCTCGCACAGGCACTCGCCGCCGAGCCGCAGGTCTTCTCCGAGAGCTACATCGGGATGGTCGCCGCCGGCGAGGCGAGCGGCGCGCTGGAGGTGGTACTGGAGCGCCTGGCCGAGTTCCAGGAGGACCAGGCCGAGGTGAGAAGCCGCGTCATCACCGCCCTCATCTACCCCGCCATCATGGTGGTGGTGGGGATCGGCGTCATGATGGTGCTTTTAGGGTTCGTGGTCCCCAAGATCTCCGCCGTCTTCGAGAGCAACAAGGCGACTCTGCCGCTGGTCACCGTGCTTCTCATCAAGGCGAGCACCGCCGTGAGGAAGGGATGGTGGATCATGGGCGCGCTGGCCTTAGGCGCCGTCGCGGCCTGGAAGCGGGCCAAGGCGAACGAGGAGTTCCTGCACAAGCGCGACCGTTTCCTCCTCAAGCTCCCCATGGCCGGCCAGCTCTGGCGGCGCCTGGTGCTGTCGCGTTTCGCCAAGGTGCTCGGCCTCTTGCTGCAAAGCGGCGTCCCCATCATCAAGGCCATGGAGATCACCGGCGAGGCCGTGGTGAACCGGGAGTACAAGGTTTTTCTGGCCGGTGCGCGCGAGACGCTGATCCAGGGTGGAAGCCTCTCCGCAGCGCTCAAGACCAGCCCGCTCTTCCCGCCGCTATTGACCCACATGACCGCGGTCGGGGAGAAGAGCGGCGAACTGGACGCCATGCTCATCAAGGCGGGCGATGCCTTCCAGAAGGAGTTCAACGCGCAGGTCACCCGCTCCATGGCCCTTCTCGAGCCGATGCTGATTCTCGGCATGGGTCTCACCATCGGCTTCATGGTCATCGCCGTCCTGCTCCCCATCATGCAACTGAACCAGCTGGTCAAGTAA
- the gspG gene encoding type II secretion system major pseudopilin GspG has translation MLKTMKDSRGFTLIELMVVIVILSLLAVLVGPKIIGRSDDAKVADAKVQIRNIETALKLYKLDTGSFPSTEQGLQALVTKPTTGKIPNNYKAEGYLENKNVPKDPWGADYVYLSPGEHGDYDLSSYGADGARGGEGKNADIESWSMK, from the coding sequence ATGCTGAAGACAATGAAAGACAGCCGCGGCTTCACCCTGATTGAACTGATGGTGGTCATCGTCATCCTTAGCCTTCTGGCCGTCCTGGTCGGGCCGAAGATCATCGGCCGCAGCGACGACGCCAAGGTGGCCGACGCGAAAGTCCAGATCCGCAACATCGAGACGGCGCTCAAGCTCTACAAACTGGATACCGGCAGCTTCCCGAGCACCGAGCAGGGGCTGCAGGCTCTGGTCACCAAGCCCACCACCGGCAAGATCCCCAACAACTACAAGGCCGAAGGGTACCTGGAGAACAAGAACGTCCCCAAGGATCCCTGGGGCGCTGACTACGTCTACCTCTCCCCCGGCGAGCACGGCGACTACGACCTCTCCTCCTACGGCGCCGACGGCGCGCGCGGCGGCGAAGGGAAGAACGCCGACATCGAAAGCTGGAGCATGAAGTAG
- a CDS encoding prepilin-type N-terminal cleavage/methylation domain-containing protein, translating to MKKGKNRGRNQAGFTLLELMVVIFIIALAAGIVLPRLPEPEGTRLKSSARNLASGLRFLSDQAIITKKVYRLHLHLGENTTRITELSPSGEELQPGDQFMGRRLIEDGIDIEDVSVGSRGAVTEGEVIIPFGPGGVADGVTIHLKAGEKHYTVTANPSGGKVAVQDGYQEVSS from the coding sequence ATGAAAAAAGGCAAAAACCGAGGCCGCAACCAAGCCGGCTTCACCCTCCTGGAGCTGATGGTGGTGATCTTCATCATCGCCCTGGCGGCGGGGATCGTGCTGCCCCGGCTTCCGGAGCCGGAGGGGACCCGCCTGAAGAGCTCGGCGCGCAACCTCGCCAGCGGCCTCAGGTTCCTCAGCGACCAGGCCATCATCACCAAGAAGGTCTACCGCCTGCACCTGCATCTCGGCGAGAACACCACCCGCATCACCGAGCTCTCCCCTTCCGGCGAGGAGCTGCAGCCGGGAGACCAGTTCATGGGGAGGCGCCTGATCGAGGACGGTATCGACATCGAGGACGTCAGTGTGGGAAGCCGTGGCGCGGTGACAGAAGGAGAAGTCATCATCCCCTTCGGCCCCGGCGGAGTGGCGGACGGCGTCACCATCCACCTGAAGGCGGGGGAGAAGCATTACACGGTGACCGCGAACCCGTCCGGCGGCAAGGTGGCGGTGCAGGACGGCTACCAGGAGGTGAGCTCGTGA
- a CDS encoding prepilin-type N-terminal cleavage/methylation domain-containing protein has product MRGFTLLEVMIALAITAGVLLTVISSVNHHLARISADTEETTAVLLGRAKLEDPEFAKKTDNKGDFAPDHPDHKWEREITQSEIPTLNRIRLTVTWNNDSKRLSLVQYAPQNAQ; this is encoded by the coding sequence GTGAGAGGCTTCACGCTGCTCGAGGTGATGATAGCGCTCGCCATCACGGCGGGGGTGCTTCTGACCGTGATCTCCTCGGTGAACCATCACCTGGCCCGGATCTCCGCCGACACGGAGGAGACCACCGCGGTGCTTCTTGGACGGGCCAAGCTCGAGGACCCGGAATTCGCCAAGAAGACCGACAACAAGGGGGACTTCGCCCCCGACCATCCCGATCACAAATGGGAGCGCGAGATCACCCAGAGCGAGATACCGACGCTGAACCGGATCCGCCTGACCGTGACCTGGAACAACGACAGCAAGAGGCTCTCGCTTGTGCAATACGCACCGCAAAATGCGCAGTAA
- a CDS encoding type II secretion system protein GspJ: MRSNKGFTLIELLIALVLLVILAGALYGTYFSVVAAREKGGIRMEERRELSTTLGKLHDELASAFYKTPVSGTDAATTTAKTQRYHFVVEDRDSFGKPASLLQFTALTPPRIDPSPASDLMVVRYSVREKEEDQILTLVREARDLYLDTGVASVPYPVMERLEGFLVECWDGGKWVKTWDTALNNRLPNKVRITVTAKGGELFSTIATLRKTP, from the coding sequence ATGCGCAGTAACAAGGGCTTCACCCTGATTGAGCTCCTGATCGCCCTGGTGCTCCTGGTGATCCTGGCGGGCGCCCTGTACGGCACCTATTTCTCCGTGGTGGCGGCGCGCGAAAAGGGGGGCATCCGGATGGAGGAGCGCCGCGAACTCTCGACGACGCTGGGGAAGCTGCACGACGAGCTGGCGTCGGCCTTTTACAAGACGCCGGTTTCGGGCACCGATGCGGCGACCACGACGGCGAAGACGCAACGGTATCATTTCGTGGTCGAGGACCGGGACAGTTTCGGCAAACCCGCCTCTTTGCTCCAGTTCACCGCGCTCACCCCGCCCCGCATCGACCCGTCGCCAGCGTCCGACCTCATGGTGGTGCGTTACTCGGTCCGGGAAAAAGAGGAGGACCAGATCCTCACGCTGGTGCGTGAGGCCCGCGACCTCTACCTCGACACCGGCGTGGCGTCGGTCCCCTACCCCGTCATGGAGCGGCTGGAGGGTTTCCTGGTCGAGTGCTGGGACGGCGGCAAGTGGGTGAAGACCTGGGATACGGCGCTCAACAACAGGCTCCCCAACAAGGTGAGAATAACGGTGACCGCGAAGGGGGGAGAACTCTTCAGCACCATCGCCACCCTGAGGAAGACGCCGTGA
- the gspK gene encoding type II secretion system minor pseudopilin GspK, whose protein sequence is MRGERGFALVIALIVTTLLVALLAEFVNEVYVDTSHSHNFVASQQAGVLAESGVTGGIKLLQLSSTLRTGGEQCSSLLEPWAQPRTIDVENGTVSIAIEEESGKLDLNAATSQTGTPDPFQKDALLRLFDNLKLSRDLYDPLADWVDTDDTPRPNGAEKNYYGALKTPLLVHNDKLDTLEELALVKGYTPEVLAKLRGLVTVYGVANGTSASAALININTAPKEVLMSLDDSLMTGDQVAQILEYRKTKVIKTLADVFGSSTLTQALSLKVGFKGSIYRIRSEGKVGESVRIVEAVVSDVEATQPRILYWREY, encoded by the coding sequence GTGAGGGGGGAGCGGGGATTCGCCCTTGTCATAGCACTCATCGTGACCACGCTCCTCGTGGCGCTTTTGGCCGAATTCGTCAACGAGGTCTACGTCGACACCTCGCACAGCCACAACTTCGTTGCGTCGCAGCAGGCAGGCGTGCTCGCGGAGTCAGGTGTCACCGGCGGCATCAAGCTGCTGCAGCTCTCCAGCACGCTTAGGACCGGCGGCGAGCAGTGCAGCTCACTCCTGGAGCCCTGGGCCCAGCCGCGGACCATCGATGTGGAAAACGGGACAGTGAGCATCGCGATCGAAGAGGAGAGCGGCAAGTTAGACCTGAACGCCGCGACCTCTCAGACCGGGACGCCGGACCCGTTCCAGAAGGACGCGCTGCTGAGGCTTTTCGACAACCTGAAGCTGTCGCGCGACCTTTACGACCCGTTGGCGGACTGGGTCGACACCGACGACACGCCGCGCCCCAACGGTGCGGAGAAGAACTACTACGGCGCCCTCAAGACCCCGCTCCTGGTGCACAACGACAAGCTGGACACCCTCGAGGAGCTCGCGCTGGTCAAGGGGTACACCCCCGAGGTGCTGGCCAAGCTGCGCGGCTTGGTTACGGTGTACGGGGTGGCGAACGGCACCTCTGCCTCTGCCGCACTGATCAACATCAACACCGCCCCGAAAGAGGTTCTCATGTCGCTTGACGACAGCCTCATGACCGGGGACCAGGTGGCCCAGATCCTGGAGTACCGCAAGACCAAGGTGATAAAGACCCTCGCCGACGTCTTTGGGAGCTCCACGCTCACCCAGGCCCTATCCCTGAAGGTAGGATTCAAGGGGTCCATCTACCGGATCCGTTCCGAGGGGAAGGTAGGAGAAAGTGTACGTATTGTCGAGGCCGTGGTGAGCGACGTGGAAGCCACCCAGCCCAGGATCCTTTACTGGAGAGAATATTGA
- the gspL gene encoding type II secretion system protein GspL yields the protein MDMLIVQLKRAELVLASFRAKKGGATFLSAERHPLLGEEGELSRILCGSALAAGEHRVILALPPSTLFMRELELPISDRAKVRELLPLELRGETALDTDQLAFDALPLSGGKVLAVWGSIQELSGKIELLKEAGLEPEIVTASVFHWDKLAPAAGTVAVSDGEAVAAYSDGAPIYFRALPPNATEADLQRTVAALELSRDLHVERVISHTPGRQEEATVSPSTRGLFEAFGDDPRAAHDLAGAYALAAAVVDNSAVNLRRGPLAYTAATEKLYQRLKVSMMLAAALVLLIFAESGVRYYLVKRDLASLDRTITGIYKEVFPTRKKAVDEVAELRSEIKRLEGTKTSSNVLKLLSDVAQAKGEDVFGIYETEVTGSDVRLKGDAKSAQAANDMKGRTASILEGAEVSETKSRPDGSVTFTLSGKMKGVSR from the coding sequence ATGGACATGCTGATCGTACAACTGAAAAGGGCCGAGCTGGTCCTGGCCAGTTTCCGGGCCAAGAAAGGTGGCGCCACCTTCCTCTCCGCTGAACGCCACCCGCTTCTGGGCGAGGAGGGGGAACTCTCCCGCATCCTTTGCGGAAGCGCCCTCGCGGCGGGGGAGCACCGGGTGATTCTCGCCCTCCCCCCCTCCACGCTGTTCATGAGGGAGCTGGAGCTCCCCATCAGCGACCGGGCCAAGGTGCGGGAGCTCCTCCCCCTGGAGTTGAGAGGGGAGACCGCACTCGACACCGACCAGCTCGCCTTCGACGCGCTGCCGCTTTCCGGCGGCAAGGTGCTGGCGGTCTGGGGGAGCATCCAGGAACTCTCCGGGAAGATCGAGCTCCTCAAGGAAGCCGGCCTGGAGCCGGAAATCGTCACGGCATCGGTATTCCACTGGGACAAGCTGGCGCCCGCAGCCGGGACCGTCGCGGTGAGCGACGGCGAGGCGGTGGCCGCCTACAGCGACGGGGCCCCCATCTACTTCCGGGCCCTCCCCCCCAACGCGACCGAAGCCGACCTGCAGCGTACCGTCGCCGCGCTGGAACTCTCCCGCGACCTGCACGTGGAACGGGTCATCTCGCATACCCCAGGCCGGCAGGAGGAAGCGACCGTCTCCCCCTCCACCAGGGGGCTCTTCGAGGCCTTCGGCGATGACCCGCGCGCCGCGCACGACCTGGCCGGCGCCTACGCGCTGGCGGCCGCGGTTGTCGATAACTCCGCCGTCAACCTGCGCCGCGGCCCGCTCGCCTACACCGCCGCGACCGAAAAGCTGTACCAGCGTCTCAAGGTGAGCATGATGCTGGCGGCGGCCCTGGTGCTCCTCATCTTCGCCGAGAGCGGCGTGCGCTACTACCTCGTGAAACGCGATCTCGCCTCGCTGGACCGCACCATCACCGGCATCTACAAAGAGGTGTTCCCGACGCGGAAGAAGGCCGTCGACGAGGTCGCGGAACTCCGCTCGGAGATCAAACGCCTGGAAGGCACCAAAACCTCCAGCAACGTCCTAAAACTGCTGAGCGACGTTGCCCAGGCCAAGGGGGAGGACGTCTTCGGCATCTACGAAACCGAGGTCACCGGCAGCGACGTGCGCCTCAAGGGAGACGCGAAAAGCGCGCAGGCCGCCAACGACATGAAGGGGCGCACAGCCTCCATCCTCGAGGGTGCCGAGGTGAGCGAGACCAAGTCCCGTCCCGACGGGAGCGTGACCTTCACCCTGAGCGGGAAGATGAAGGGGGTGTCCCGATGA
- a CDS encoding general secretion pathway protein GspM: MSREEMISLLQGLDSRTRQRIGVAIAVVLAIVVLLSAVNSRISALEHKRTAREADIAEMMRLKLRYQEANQGAQRLANRLMATKPDDSPAKIVEEIGIKGRASQIKSVKGDDIPGYVEDAAELRMEGLSANETVNLIYRLEKGARPVTVKKALIKQRFDDPSKLDLSLTIALIKPAPAGK, translated from the coding sequence ATGAGCCGCGAAGAGATGATCTCACTCCTGCAGGGGCTGGACAGCCGCACCCGCCAGCGCATCGGCGTCGCCATCGCCGTGGTGCTGGCCATCGTGGTGCTCCTTTCCGCCGTGAACAGCAGGATCTCCGCGCTCGAGCACAAGCGGACCGCCCGCGAGGCGGACATCGCCGAGATGATGCGCTTAAAGCTCCGCTACCAGGAGGCGAACCAGGGAGCCCAGCGCCTGGCCAACCGCCTCATGGCCACCAAGCCGGATGACTCCCCCGCCAAGATCGTGGAGGAAATCGGCATCAAGGGGCGCGCCAGCCAGATCAAGTCGGTCAAGGGAGACGATATCCCCGGCTATGTCGAGGACGCGGCCGAACTCCGCATGGAGGGGCTCTCCGCTAACGAGACGGTCAACCTGATCTACCGTCTGGAAAAGGGGGCGCGACCGGTGACGGTCAAGAAAGCCCTGATCAAGCAGCGCTTTGACGACCCCTCGAAGCTCGACCTCAGTCTCACCATCGCCCTCATAAAGCCGGCACCGGCGGGGAAATAG
- the gspN gene encoding type II secretion system protein GspN, producing the protein MNRRTLYIACGAPVALLFFLLLTLLFTPNHAIKGVLVRAAENAGYTLECTGFGKSFPLGLKADKVEIGSEKGAILKLSQVKVRLELLPLLAGKARLAYRGTIGAGEAAGDLDLGKGRGWSMQCRGVRLEDIPFFSNVAEAKVRGELRLNGKMEANKGGGTGDLQLEVRAAEIAGVKIGSMPLPDAAYREVRGALKIDKGRAVLKSFTLNGDGIYVRLSGDTVLGTPVGASPLNLTMEMMPKPSFLERQKFVFLLLTKYQTSPGAFKVPITGTLAHPSL; encoded by the coding sequence ATGAACAGACGCACGCTCTACATCGCCTGCGGGGCTCCCGTTGCGTTACTTTTCTTTCTGCTCCTGACGCTCCTGTTCACCCCGAACCACGCCATCAAGGGGGTACTGGTCCGCGCTGCCGAAAACGCGGGCTACACGCTTGAGTGCACCGGATTCGGCAAGAGTTTCCCGCTGGGGCTCAAGGCGGACAAGGTCGAAATCGGCTCGGAGAAAGGAGCCATCCTCAAGCTGAGCCAGGTGAAGGTGCGGCTGGAGCTTCTTCCCCTTCTTGCCGGCAAGGCGCGCCTTGCCTACCGCGGCACAATCGGCGCGGGGGAGGCGGCCGGGGATCTGGATCTCGGCAAGGGGAGGGGGTGGAGCATGCAGTGCCGCGGCGTGCGACTCGAGGACATTCCCTTCTTCAGCAACGTCGCCGAGGCCAAGGTGAGGGGGGAACTGAGGCTGAACGGCAAAATGGAGGCGAACAAGGGGGGAGGCACCGGCGACCTGCAGTTGGAGGTCCGCGCCGCCGAGATCGCCGGCGTGAAGATCGGCTCCATGCCGCTTCCCGACGCCGCCTACCGTGAGGTGCGCGGCGCCCTCAAGATCGACAAGGGGCGCGCCGTTTTAAAAAGCTTTACCTTGAACGGCGACGGCATCTACGTCCGCCTCTCCGGGGACACCGTGCTCGGCACACCCGTCGGAGCGTCTCCGCTCAACCTCACCATGGAGATGATGCCCAAGCCCTCCTTCCTGGAGCGCCAGAAATTCGTGTTTTTACTGCTAACCAAGTACCAGACTTCCCCCGGGGCCTTCAAGGTCCCCATAACGGGCACCCTGGCCCACCCCTCTTTGTAA